The genomic window CCTTCCTTGCCGTCTGTTTCCCCAGCTGTGTAAAGGGGATCGTGCAGACTCCAGAAGCTTGCTCTGGGCATCAGATAAGCCCGTGAGTGTGAGGCACTCAGAACTGTGTCCGACTCATGAAGAGCTGTGTGTGAACCGCAGTCAGTGTTGAGAGAAGGCGGTTCTCCTGCACCTAGAGGACCACCATCATTATCATAGCACCTATAGGAAAGAAGATTGCGGCCGGACATTGACAAGCCcttccacttcctttttttttttttttctctctctctctctctaattgtACAATACTTACTTTGAAAAGCAGTTTCCATTCCCTGCATACAGACCCCAGCTGGTGGCTGAAGGAACATCTCTTCTTGGAGAGCTGAACCAAGTCCTCATGCTGCTGTGGTCACTGTTGGTCATCTTTGGTGAGTCTGATAATTGAATTAGGACTGAGGTGGCAGCAGATGGAGGTCTCCAGCTCCTGAAAGTCCTGAGGGTTTATCAGAGCCCAGGACCAGTATGAATGCTCGGGTGTCTGCTTCAAGCTCAGGGAGCAGAGTCTGAGGCACAGCAGTGAGCTCTGGGCAAGTCAGACTGCAGTGCATCCTTCTCCTTAATGGTCAAGGTCAACTACCTCAGTTGTCCCTGGGTTATAAGCTCCTGCTTTGGTATCTTAGATAATTCATAGAGTAATATGTTCTCATAAATGcagttttaataatttcaacATTTACTACTTCTCTGTGAAACTATTTAAACAGTTATCTCCAAGATGGGGTTCAGAAATGCATGGACATCCTTCACTCAGGCTCCTCTGTTGAGCCTTGGGCTACCAGGACAGGGAAGGTGCTATAGGGAAACAACGTTCCTTTCTCTACATTCAGGAGACCAACCAACATTTGTTAATTAGTAAAAGGACTCTCACATAAAATATAGCCAGAGAAAAGGAATCCGTTCGAGGCGGGTTCGGCTTTCAAAACTGCGTGTGCTGGTTTCAGGCCATCAATAAGGAAGGTTGTGGCAGGACGTGCCCTCATGGGTCTTATCAGGACTGCAAGATGTCCAACAGTATTAACTGTCAGGAAACTTCAGAGAGCTAAAAGTTTATTACTTACAGAGCCTTGAAACTACACAGCACCTCCAGGATCAAATAGCAAGGTCGTGGGGAGAGAAACCAAGGGATCTGGGGTTCTGCTCTTATTGGGGTGGAGGCCGGGGGCCCACAGCTTCACGGGCTCACTCTTTGCTAGTGAATTAAAACAAATGAGTGGGACCTGAAAGCTTGAGAAGAGAATAAACCAAGTGGCCCACATGGTCAGTTATGGAAATCCACCAAGATCTCCAAAACGAAGAAGGctcagagcaggggagggggccctgCTCTCTGTCTGGTCTGATGGCTTCAGTGTGCTGGGGTCACAGGCTTCTGTGGATGCCTCGGCCTCAAAGCTTAAGTCATACACAAAATCGGGCCAAGAAAAAACGCCATCTGTCAAGGTTTGCACTACAAACTCTGCCTGGGTGTTTTCTGATGAACCCTTGGTGACGTGGGATATGGGGTGGACGCCCGGGTGTGCAGGaggttggtggggagagggaaaggatgaGGAAGTGAGAGAATCACTGAACATCTGGCTCCGTCCATGGGCGTACCCCAGGTTCTCCCTTTGGAATCACCTGCCTTGTGACTGTACCAAGAGTGGGGGCCAGCTGGTGCTTGAGGGAGATCGTGTTGTTGGTGATGATGGAGTAGAGGAACAGAACAGGGGGTGATGGGGAGTTGGGGGGCAGTTCAGCAGAGTAATAGAAATGTCTAAACTGTAAGGGCAAACGCTCTGGGCTAACCTCAGATTTTTGATTCCCTCACAGCTCCTCTCAGTGAAGAGGCAGGTGAGTCATCTACGTCCTTGTTGTTCCGGGGTCTGGTGTCTCCATCGCCTGGCTCCCATGAGGTCCTTCAGAGAGGGACAAGTACAGGCTGTGGAGATGTCCCAGTGTCGCAGCTCCCCTGGCCCAACCCGCTTCAAGACGGGCCCCCTTGGCTGGGTGATGACAGCCTGCCTGGCCCACCCAGGTAGAGTCCACCGCCTGGTCACCGCCCCAGCTGTAGAGATTGTGGCATCTGGAAGAGGGATTGTAGGCCAGAAAGCCAGCCCCTGGGCCCTTGGGGGAGGACGGTTCTCCAGGCCCTGGGAACATATCTCCTCCATGAGGTCGGGCTGAATGTCTTCACAGCTTTGAGAACAGCTGTTCTCTAAGATACACGGCCAAGAGTGTGCACGGTGGGAATGGCGGTGGGTCATCGTTGCTCCAGCCCCGGATGGGGAAGTCAGTGCGTTGCCCCGAGAGAGTCAGAGAGCATCTCTGCAGCATCTGCTGTAGGTGCTGGGCTGTCCTTGCTGTGAGAGAGCGGCTGGGGCCACGCTGCAGGGCAGGTACATTTTCTGACCCCAAACAGGCAGGCAAGGGTCTCCGAGGCCGTGGTCCGGTGGCCCTGGCTCTGCGGCATCGCTGAACTCTGCATGTCGTCGTACCCGTGCTACCTTCCTAACATTGTGTGCCTACAGCTAATCTCACCTTGCTCTTCTTGACTTCAAGCTATGCTCACCAAAGGAAGTGTAGAAGCAAGACTTTGTTCTATATGTAGAGAGCCTGGCCTGAAGCTAGAGTGATGGAGGTTTGTTCCCGGGCCTCACGAACACCAGCCGTCAAGGGCAAAGTGTTCTTAGGGCTCCAAGACACTGTCTTGGGAGGGCAGACCCTCACCTCACCTTTCATGGCAAGAGAGGAATGGGACGGGGTGCCAGGGGCTGCTGCAGCAGCTCTGGCCTGGAGCCCTTTCAGGAGCAAGACTCCTCTGTTGCACGCACGCTGGGCCATGAAAGGTCCTTAGCAACCGACCACAGGCTCACGTAGTCAGCTGGGCCCGTGAGCTTTTCCATCATGTGCCTTTTCAGTGGCTTTTCTAGCCATGACACAGAATGTCTGCCCCCTTCCCTGATAGCTTTCTCCCTGGACATTTTCCCAGGTTCTAGATGAAGTCTGTACTAGTGGTTTAAAAATCAGCTTGATTATAAGTTCCACAGCCGAGTCCCCAGGGGATCCAGTCTCCACCAGTAAAGGAGAgtgaaaatctcaaataagctAATTGTTTCTGCAACCCCCCTTTTCTGCccttccagtttcatttttgatAACCCAGATGGTTTTCCTTATGTCCAACAGGCAAATCTGGTTCTCCTCCTGGAACAGTCAGTAGCATGTTTTCCAGAAATTATGATTCTAAGTTTCAGGGGCGTCCTGTGGCATGTTGGCTCCAGTTCTGCCGGGGTATTTTATGAGGCACTCCCTCCTTTATACAGCTGACCTCCGCTTCCCTACACTACACATCCAACTTCTGGCTGCCATGCCACCagagaacagaggcaggagaTTTTTGTTCGGGGTATAACTTAGTTCTTCACCTCAAGGTCAAAATCCTCAACTGCAGCCCTGATAGGTAATGCAAATGTCCCAGACACAGAAGGTGCTCTGGTACCATAAATACGCAGTCACAAGGCAGAGTCGGAGACAGGCAGTCCCAGGGGAGGACACTTACTTTTGGCAATGACTCTTTTCACTACGGTCAGTCCCCTAAGACCTGAACTTTGAATGAAAGCTCCCTTCCACTAATTACTCAATGACTGGGTGGGGACATGTTTGGAAACGAGTCAGGTGGGAAGTCCTGAGGTTTGAGGTATAGGGTCTTATTCTAGTAACCAGACACCTAGGCCCCCTTGGTGGTTTCCTGTGGCCAGACAAGAAGAAGACGAAGACCCTGAATTTAGAGCACAGCGTAGTGCCTTTGAAGGCTAGATCAGAGCTGAGGAGGTGGGAAAGCAGCATGTACCCTGAGGACCAAGGTCCCTCGTGTGACATCACCAGTAGAGAGGGCTAACCAGGAGGAACTTCGCTCTCATATCCCTGTGAAAAATTAGGTTTACTTTGACATTCCTGCCATTGACCGAATGTTTGTGTCCTCACCCCCAGACTCctgtgttgaaaccctaatcccagGAGGATGgtagctgggggtggggcccttGGGAAGTATAAGGTCATGGAGGTGGCATCCTcaggatgggattagtgcccttagaaaACGAGGCCGGAGAGCtagaaagtgaaaatacacaAGACATCTGCCGTCTTCAGCCCGGAAGAGCGGCCTCACCAGAACCTGACTGTGCCCGCACCTCGATCttagactttcagcctccagaaccctgagaaataaatgtctgttgtgaATAAGACACCCGGCTTACggtgttttgttacagcagcccatgCTGACTCAGATACCctacagaaaaaaagaggacGTGGTGACCCCAAGTAGGTAAGGCGGGGGTTGGAACGTCCATCCTGCCTGAGGGGGAGGAACTGCCTTGTCCAAGAGCACAGGAAGGGGTCAGGCATCTGGCTGGCAGCAGAAACGGCAAATCCAGCCCCCTCACACCCTCTCTTGCAGATTGGCTGACCCTCAAGGCTCCCTCCGTTGTCTTTGAAGGAGACAGCATAGATCTGATGTGCCAGAAGAAAAAGGTGTGGTGGAATAATATCCAGACCGTGGTGTATTTCAAGGATGGAAAACAGTTACAGTTTCCAGACAAAGTCTCTAGCGTTTCTATCCCATGTGCCTCTCTGAGTGACAGCGGCCAGTATTCCTGTTCTGCTACCATCAAAACAGTCTTTCATACCAAGTCAGAATCTTCAAGAAGCGTCGGGATTGAAGTATTAGGTAAAAGCTGCCCTCCTGTGGGAGCTGAGCTGGATGAGACCAGAGCAGAGCGGGCGGGTCCCTGGAGGGGACACCTGCCCCCACGGCAGATGTGAACCAAAGTCCCACGGTTagacagcaggagggagagggttgAGGCAACCTGTCTGGTCGGAAGGTCATTGTCTGGTCTGAAGGTCACGTTGTCTGGGGTTGTTTCTGAGCAAGAACCACCCAACTTCCTGCTCAGGACGCTTTTGATCCTTCCCTCCAGAGCTGTTTCCACGCCCTGTGCTCACTGTCAGCTCCTACTGGCCCACCGAGGGGAGCCCCGTGACCCTGACCTGTGAGACCCGGCCTTCTCCACAGAGGTCAAACGTTCAGCTCCGATTTTGCTTCTTCAGACACAGCAAAGCCCTGGGGTCCGGCTGGAGCAGCTCCCCAGAGCTCCGGGTCCCCGCCATGTGGACGGAGGACTCAGGGTCCTACTGGTGCCAGGCAGAGACAACAACTCTCAGGGTCCGAAAACAGAGCCTCCAATCCCAGATTCACGTGCAGAGTAAGTACCCGTGGGTCTCAGTGTGGGGAGTCAGGCAGCTTCACTCCTGGACCCTCATCTTTTGGGTTCTCTTGCAATTCCTGTCCTTGTGGAAAGTGGGATGTGAGCTAGAGAATGGGCGTTTCATAAAAATAACAAGTGGACAAGCTCCTGTTAAAAAACAGAACCCAGTGGAGTGAAAGTGAAGATGGGATTGACTTTATTAGGCTTTCGTGAGTCAGCAGGATCCCAGCTAGCGGGCAGAGAGATGCTCAGGGGAGTTGTAGGAAATGCAAGTGTTTATAGGCacgaggtgggggaaggggttcttagcaaaataaaagagaggatTTCCCCAGGCCAGGACATCTTTTTGCGGGAGGAGGAAACTGCcaggttttcttttggttttttgttttttgtgtatcACACAGATAACCTCTTTAGTGCAGAACAGGAAATTTCAGACTGACTTTTAGGAGGTCGCATTCCCAGGATGGGCTGAAACTGTGATTAAGTCTTGGTGTGCTGTCTGTGAGCACAAATACTGCATTTGCAGCTTTTCCCCCTTCTGTTTTAAACACTCCTTATaacctttctcttctttattgaAGTGATATCCATCAGCCATAGCTACACTGATCCCTTCCTGCTGTGCTGGTGTTTAGGAGTGAGCTGGGACTTCACCCAGCAAGGCACCGGCTCCCCAGGGGCTCTgcacatcccaccccccaccccccacccccccacccccggttgGCTTGCAACACAAGTTGGTTTGTTAGAAGGCACCACAATGCTccagagtcagaaaaaaaaagcaggaaagccAGAGGAGGCATTGTAATTCGTGTGGACCCTTGTAACTGAGAACAATGCAGGAATTGTCACTGATGCTGTTAGTGGGAACAGTGCCTTTCCTGAGGTAGGACTGATGCTACACAGACCCCTTCACTCTGTGCAGAAGGCTCCACTCGGCATAGCGACTCCTCCTCGCAGAAATGTTCTCCTGTCCTTGGAGCAGATGACCCATCACACATTCGTTAGTGATCCCATGATATTAggcaggatggggggtggggcatgCAGTATAAACACCCATATTCTTCAAGAGTCATCACTGTGGATTCCCTCCCTGTGTGCACTTACAATGGATTGCATGAGCCCTGCCCTTAGTCCTACTTCAAGCGTTAGTGTGAAGAAAGTCACAGCCTCGTTCCAGAGTCCTCCCAAGTCCAGCTCCTCACCTGCCATCTTCGTCTGTCTAGGAGTGCCCGTCTCTAATGTAAGCTTAGAGATCTGGGCCCCCAGGGGCCCGGTAATCAAAGGAGGGAACCTGGTCCTCCTCTGCTCTGTGGCCAAAGGCACAGGAAACATCACATTCTCCTGGCACAGAGAGGCCACAAGAACCAGTGTGGGAAGGAAGACCCAGCGTTCCCTGTCAGCGGAGCTGGAGGTCCCAGCTGTGCAGGAGGGCGATGCCGGCCGCTATTACTGCAGAGCTGACAACGGCCATGACCCCATCCAGAGCCAGCTGCTGAGCGTCCGTGTGAGAAGTGAGTTGCACTCTGAGTCAGCCCAGACAGAAACCCCAGAGCCAAGGCGGCGGTACCAGGAGTCACATGCCAGGGGTCAGCGGCAACTGGAGGGTGGGTCACCCCTGCAAGTTAGACAGCAGACCTCCTTCTTTCTGTGCAAGAGAACGTAAAGGGGGCTGGATTGGCATTAGAAAAACACAAGCTGATAATGACAAGGGACCGTGTCTTTAGACAGTAGCCCAGACTTGATATTCCCCCAAATACTAAAGACATTGTTAAGAATCTTGGAGACACACAATGACCAAGGGGCTAGGCCCTTCACTGACGTCCTAGTCTGGGGGGTCTGTGTGTCTACCATGGCCTCACGAATCCTCTCCACCGGCCCCTTGTCTTCCTCAGGTCCAGTGTCCCACCCCGTCCTCACCCTCAGGGAGCTGGGACCCCAGGCCATGGTGGGGGACGTGGTGGAGCTTCACTGTGAGGTCCAGAGAGGCTCTCCCCCAATCCTGTACCAGTTTTACCATGAGAATGTCACCCTGGGGAACATTTCGGCCCCCTCTGGAGGAGGAGTGTCCTTCAACCTCTCTCTGACCgcagaacattctggaaactACTCCTGTGAGGCCGACAATGGCCTGGGGGCCCATCGCAGTGAGGTGGTACCACTCAACGTCACAGGTGGGTTGATGGTCCCTGGATACAGGAGTGTCATGAACAATGGCTCTGCCCCAGTAGTCGGCACTGGTACCATATCGGGCTTTTGGAAGGTAGGCGGAGGTCCAAGTGATGTATACTCTGTGTGGGAGTTTGGAGAAGGTGATCTCAGTGCCtggctgcttctcttctctccacaGCAACCTGGAAAGTACACATCATACTCAGATAACGTGTGAAATTATATTAACCATTCCTGCATAGTCCTGCACAAGGATTCCAGGATGTAAGACTTGACCCTCTAAGCCTGATGCACTGTGTCTTCCTGTAGGGACCGGTGGCTGCAGAAGAGACCATGTCACAGCCGGGGTTCTCGGGACGCTATGTGGTGGCCTCGGTTTTATAGCTGCTGCTCTGCTCTGTTATTATTGGTCCCACAAGATAGCAGGTTGGTTATTTACCATCTGTTTTGATTGCCTTTCATTGTTGTGAACTTTTCTATTACTGAGACAGATTGGatttgaaaaaaggaagaaagaaaacctcccCAAATctgattaattatttttatacttcatgATTTTCTAAGGTTTCATGCAGTGGGCAATGCTGCCATATTACTCATTTTAGAATATGTCATGTTCCCTTGTGTGGAGATTAAAACCATTAACACAGTCCTTCATGCttgccttttaaataaaaatgtccaattgttaaattatttaataatcttCAATAGACATATTCAGTTTATATGCAGTGGAGTAAAACATAAGTAACTggatttaaagaaaggaaaacaatttagtacacttttctcctttattattgattttcttatgttatgtcaccatacagtacatcattagcttttgatgtagtgttccatgattcgttgtttgcatataacatccagtgctccgtgcaatatgtgccctccttaatacccaccaccaggctcacccatcccccaccctcacccctctaaaaccctcagttcgtttctcagagtccacagaatctcatggttcatctccccctccaacttcccccaattcacttttcctttccttctgctactgtcctccgtgttatttcttatgctccacaagtaagtgagaccatatgataattgactctttctgcttgacttatttcactcaacatagtctcttccagtcccgtccatgttgatgcaaatgttgggtattcatcctttctgatggctgattaATACTCCATTgagtatatggaccacatcttccttatccattcatttgtcgaAGGGCACCTTCGACAACTGTTTCCACaaactctttccacagtttggttattatggccattgctgctatgaacactggggtacagatggactttcttttcactacatctgtatctttgggataaatacccagtagtgaaattgccgggttgtagggtagttctatttttatttttttgaggaacctccctactgttttccaaagtggttttacCAACCTgtattcctaccaatagtgtaagagggttcccctttctccacaacttctccaacatttgctgtttcttgccttgtcaattttagccattctaactggtgtaaggaggtacctcaatgtggttttgatttgaatttccctaatggctaatgatgatgaacattttttcatatgtttgttagccatttgtatgtcttctttggagaagtgtctgttcatgtcttcagcccatttcttgacttgattatttgtttttggggtgttgagtttgagaagttctttataggtcttggatagATCTTGGATATTTATCGATTTCTTGTTAGTTACTCACGGCAAGAGCAGTGACTCCTCTTTCAATTCTTGGATGTCTCATATGAGTCACATGGGACATCTTCATGCACACGCTGTGGCTGGCAATGGCTGGAGAGTGGGGTCTCGACTGGGACTTTCAGCTAGAACAACTTCTCAGTGTGGCCTGGACCCTTCACAGCATGATGCTGCAGGGCAGTCAAACATGTTACATGCTGGCTTCCCTTTCAAAAGCAAGTGTGATAGCGAATCTGCAATGTGTTTTTCCAACTAATTTCAGATGATTTGGTTTCACTGGGTCCCTAATAAACTTGCTGGGATGCAAGGAGAGGGATCAAAGTCTCCACCTTCAAATGGAGGTCTCAGCGTCAAAGAATTTgcagccatatttttaaaatttccaaacaaacctCTACACATTCTAGTccatgcctccccaccccaccagacATCCTGAAGCTCCAGCCCCTGGGCCGCCCTGTCTGGCCTTGATAAATCCCCCACAGGACCAGCAGTTCCAGAGCTAGCCCTCTTTCCCAGAGCCTCATAGTTCTTCTCTATCCCATCACCTCTTCAACCCTATAGACTTCCTCcagtattttgtcaaatatttccaGTTCTCAGAAGAAAGGTCTgttcaatttcttcttctgtcaTCATTGGAAGCATCAAAGCACCAGCTTCACTAACCAACACTCCCACAAAGCCGCTGTGTTTTCCTCATGACTCTGTCTCTGCTTTATTTGTAGGACCAGGAATTTTGAGGACTCCTCTAAATGACATCCCATTCTGACCCCTACTAGTATTCTGCTAGCCAAGACATGTTACCTATGACCAATTACTACCTCTGTTGTGTATGGCAAGCTTACACATATTATCTAtaactataagaaataatttttaagtgtgttttatGGTCAGGTTTAATAATCTTGTGGAAATTAAGTGGGCAGCCTTGTTCACACAGCCACTAGAAGGCAGAGCTAAGACTAGGTCCACGCTGGCCTGGGCACAAAGACTCAACCCTGCCTATAGAACCTCATGAACTTAACGATCCTCCTCTTGCATGTTTCCctgatttcccccagctccccctCTTCAGTGAGTGTCATTTATTAATCTCTAAGATACAGGACAAGCATGGGGCACAACAGAAATGCAAGATAAACTTTTAAACTTGCAAAATGCTTCCTTAGACCTATCAGCTACCACAGGATGAAAGAAATTTTGGAAACTCATCAGATAGTGCAAATGTAATTCAGTTTTTTCAAGTCCAACGGaagctatattttttaaaaggaccatTCAAGACTCAGGAACtatgatactgttttttttttctttcattatagtttttaattgataaaaataTGAAGCTATGGAGAGGCTGTTTGTTAACATAAAATGATTTCTCATTCATCCATACTGATGAATTCTCTCACTTTTCATCTACATACCAATATActattgattctttcaaatatagaaacaatctacaaaacaaaaaaaaatttatcttctccttttcaatttttatgcAAATTAAATTTTCATGTCTAATTATATGCTCAAGGACCTCTGGTATCTTATGTGGATAAGCTTGTCAGGTTCCTGTTTTTGAGGGAAATTTTCTAGTATTTCGCTGCTATGTAGTGTAAATACCTCCTTTAATTAAGTTCCagttcttttaattaaaatgccTCTTTTAATTAAGTTCCagcattcttattttattaagacAATTTCTCAGAAACTACTTTAAATTTTTGCTAATACTTCATTGGTATCTGTGATGATAatcatatatttctc from Lutra lutra chromosome 15, mLutLut1.2, whole genome shotgun sequence includes these protein-coding regions:
- the FCRL2 gene encoding Fc receptor-like protein 2 isoform X3; its protein translation is MLLWSLLVIFAPLSEEADWLTLKAPSVVFEGDSIDLMCQKKKVWWNNIQTVVYFKDGKQLQFPDKVSSVSIPCASLSDSGQYSCSATIKTVFHTKSESSRSVGIEVLELFPRPVLTVSSYWPTEGSPVTLTCETRPSPQRSNVQLRFCFFRHSKALGSGWSSSPELRVPAMWTEDSGSYWCQAETTTLRVRKQSLQSQIHVQRVPVSNVSLEIWAPRGPVIKGGNLVLLCSVAKGTGNITFSWHREATRTSVGRKTQRSLSAELEVPAVQEGDAGRYYCRADNGHDPIQSQLLSVRVRSPVSHPVLTLRELGPQAMVGDVVELHCEVQRGSPPILYQFYHENVTLGNISAPSGGGVSFNLSLTAEHSGNYSCEADNGLGAHRSEVVPLNVTGTGGCRRDHVTAGVLGTLCGGLGFIAAALLCYYWSHKIAGGRSALHAPRDASSANPQESTHASSLPDIEELQPDYVNVGPIDVDMVYSQVWSIQPPEDSANTRRMILENKDSHVIYSDVKKT
- the FCRL2 gene encoding Fc receptor-like protein 2 isoform X5; the protein is MLLWSLLVIFAPLSEEAELFPRPVLTVSSYWPTEGSPVTLTCETRPSPQRSNVQLRFCFFRHSKALGSGWSSSPELRVPAMWTEDSGSYWCQAETTTLRVRKQSLQSQIHVQRVPVSNVSLEIWAPRGPVIKGGNLVLLCSVAKGTGNITFSWHREATRTSVGRKTQRSLSAELEVPAVQEGDAGRYYCRADNGHDPIQSQLLSVRVRSPVSHPVLTLRELGPQAMVGDVVELHCEVQRGSPPILYQFYHENVTLGNISAPSGGGVSFNLSLTAEHSGNYSCEADNGLGAHRSEVVPLNVTGTGGCRRDHVTAGVLGTLCGGLGFIAAALLCYYWSHKIAGGRSALHAPRDASSANPQESTHASSLPDIEELQPDYVNVGPIDVDMVYSQVWSIQPPEDSANTRRMILENKDSHVIYSDVKKT
- the FCRL2 gene encoding Fc receptor-like protein 2 isoform X2; the protein is MRSFREGQVQAVEMSQCRSSPGPTRFKTGPLGWVMTACLAHPDWLTLKAPSVVFEGDSIDLMCQKKKVWWNNIQTVVYFKDGKQLQFPDKVSSVSIPCASLSDSGQYSCSATIKTVFHTKSESSRSVGIEVLELFPRPVLTVSSYWPTEGSPVTLTCETRPSPQRSNVQLRFCFFRHSKALGSGWSSSPELRVPAMWTEDSGSYWCQAETTTLRVRKQSLQSQIHVQRVPVSNVSLEIWAPRGPVIKGGNLVLLCSVAKGTGNITFSWHREATRTSVGRKTQRSLSAELEVPAVQEGDAGRYYCRADNGHDPIQSQLLSVRVRSPVSHPVLTLRELGPQAMVGDVVELHCEVQRGSPPILYQFYHENVTLGNISAPSGGGVSFNLSLTAEHSGNYSCEADNGLGAHRSEVVPLNVTGTGGCRRDHVTAGVLGTLCGGLGFIAAALLCYYWSHKIAGGRSALHAPRDASSANPQESTHASSLPDIEELQPDYVNGLEHPATRRLSKHQKDDSGEQGLPCHLL
- the FCRL2 gene encoding Fc receptor-like protein 2 isoform X1; amino-acid sequence: MRSFREGQVQAVEMSQCRSSPGPTRFKTGPLGWVMTACLAHPDWLTLKAPSVVFEGDSIDLMCQKKKVWWNNIQTVVYFKDGKQLQFPDKVSSVSIPCASLSDSGQYSCSATIKTVFHTKSESSRSVGIEVLELFPRPVLTVSSYWPTEGSPVTLTCETRPSPQRSNVQLRFCFFRHSKALGSGWSSSPELRVPAMWTEDSGSYWCQAETTTLRVRKQSLQSQIHVQRVPVSNVSLEIWAPRGPVIKGGNLVLLCSVAKGTGNITFSWHREATRTSVGRKTQRSLSAELEVPAVQEGDAGRYYCRADNGHDPIQSQLLSVRVRSPVSHPVLTLRELGPQAMVGDVVELHCEVQRGSPPILYQFYHENVTLGNISAPSGGGVSFNLSLTAEHSGNYSCEADNGLGAHRSEVVPLNVTGTGGCRRDHVTAGVLGTLCGGLGFIAAALLCYYWSHKIAGGRSALHAPRDASSANPQESTHASSLPDIEELQPDYVNVGPIDVDMVYSQVWSIQPPEDSANTRRMILENKDSHVIYSDVKKT
- the FCRL2 gene encoding Fc receptor-like protein 2 isoform X4 encodes the protein MRSFREGQVQAVEMSQCRSSPGPTRFKTGPLGWVMTACLAHPDWLTLKAPSVVFEGDSIDLMCQKKKVWWNNIQTVVYFKDGKQLQFPDKVSSVSIPCASLSDSGQYSCSATIKTVFHTKSESSRSVGIEVLELFPRPVLTVSSYWPTEGSPVTLTCETRPSPQRSNVQLRFCFFRHSKALGSGWSSSPELRVPAMWTEDSGSYWCQAETTTLRVRKQSLQSQIHVQRVPVSNVSLEIWAPRGPVIKGGNLVLLCSVAKGTGNITFSWHREATRTSVGRKTQRSLSAELEVPAVQEGDAGRYYCRADNGHDPIQSQLLSVRVRSPVSHPVLTLRELGPQAMVGDVVELHCEVQRGSPPILYQFYHENVTLGNISAPSGGGVSFNLSLTAEHSGNYSCEADNGLGAHRSEVVPLNVTATWKVHIILR